The Primulina huaijiensis isolate GDHJ02 chromosome 9, ASM1229523v2, whole genome shotgun sequence genomic interval ACATGAAGATGTATAGGGATTTGAAGGGAAATTTTTGGTGGAGCGGCATATAAAAAATGTCACGGAATTTGTTGCTAAATTCCAAGTATGTCAATAGGTCAAAATTGAACACCAACACCAATGACCTGGATGACTTCTTCAACCTCTGGAAATATCGGATTGAAAGTTAGAATATATTTTCATGGATTCTGTAGTGGGTTTTAACAAAATCAAGTCTAATTCATAATGTAATATGAGTAATCATAAATAGACTCGCAAAATCTATGCATTTTCTATATGTTCGCATGAACTATAAATGGACGAGTCGGTTATCGTATAATGGATAATATTGTTCGGTTATATGGAGTTCCAGCAAGCATCTTGTCTGATAGAGACCCTAGATTTGTGTCTCTTTTTTGGAAGAGATTTCAAGAAGCTAGGGGACTAAGATCACTCTAGGTACGGTCTGTCATCCTCAAACTAATTGCCAAAAAAGATGACAATCCAAACCCTCGAAGATATGTTGAAGGTGTGGCTCTAGATTTCACTGGTAATTGGAGTGAACACCTGCCTTTGATCGAGTTCACTTATAATAAAATCTACAATAGAAACATTGGTATGGCTCTGTGCGAAGCATTGTACGGACGAAAATATTGAGCACCCTTAAATTGGGATGAGGTATGGGAGAAGACGATCACTTGGCCTGAGCTTATTCAAGTGATAGTTACAAAGTCTCTATCATTAAGGAAAGAATCAAGGCTGCTCAAGATCGACAAAAAAGTTGGGCTGATCTCAAAATAAGGCTAGTGGAAATTGAAGTCGGTGGAAAGCATACGTAAGAATCTCACCAATGAAAAGAATTTTCGATTCAATAAGGATGGAAAACTGAACCCTAGATATGTGGGACCATTCGAGATTCTTGAGAAAGTAGGAACATTGACGTATAAACTAGCACTACCACCTCACATGTCTATgattcacaatgtgttccacatttctCAATTAATGAGATATATTTCAAACTAATTGGGCCATTTTCTTGAGACCAGACCACTCTTGATCGAAGTAAACTTGAATAAAGAACTAAGCTATGAAGAAGTCCATACTCGATTTGTGGACATCAAGGGCCAAGTATTTAAGTGCCGAAAAATTCATTACATTAAATTTAAATGGTCTAATGATAATGAAAGAAAGATACATGAGAACGTGAGGAAAAGATGTGCAAGTGGTACCCATACCCTTTGAAGATCAAGTTAACTCaaatttcgagaacgaaacttccaataaggagGAAGTGGTGTGAAGACCACAAAAATCAGACATGGCTTGGACTACAAATCCAAAATTATCTTGTGCCCGAGACTTCGCTAATTGTGGAATTATTTTGGACTGAAATATGGAAGAGATATTTCCCTAATCACGGAATAAATTTCACCGTATTATGGGTGAGATTCTAGGCTAATTATGAAATGATTTTTGGCCATTAATAACacaattttgtgccaaaaaTAAAGAGGACACGTCACCTATAAATACCTCAATCCAAGCCATTCAGAAGTCACGCCAAGAGTTAgaaaaaacacacacatattttcgAGTTAGAATAGAGGCAATCAGTAGGCGAAACGCTGCAGAAATTTCTTCAAACTCGAGCAAGCATCAATCTGTCCTCAGAAAAATCTATAAGTAGGCTTacgtttaaataaataaatatatatatatatatatatatatatctgtgtgtgtgtgtgtgtgtgtgtgtgttaaatCGATCAAGCATATTTTTCTTTGTTCTATGTTCTATTTAAGTATTATGGTTAACCACTGTTATGATTTGAAATATTAAGTTAATAAGAattcaattatgttatgatttggCCTCTACATGGTGGAATTGTAATTATTATATGATCTAAACCTTTAGAGTAGTAACAATTAGGTGTTGATCAGTTTTTCATGAAGAAATTATATGAAATCTAAGTgccatatgatttttttatgtatatgatatgttttgttacgatatgttatttttaaaaaacattatgTAATTGTCATATATTGTGTTTGATTGATTCCCACTTCCATAGTGTTTTTCCAAACACTCATCATCTTACTCTCCCTTCGCAGATCAGCACGAAGAGGACGAGCAAAATATGTTATGGGGCTAGCAAAATATGTTATGGGGCTAGCAAAATATGTTATGGGGCTAGTGATAAAGAACAATTCGAGATTTAGGTATatgtttaataatttattaattgatttttgttGTAAATTCTTCCAATTTTtccatgatttaattatgaaataGACTGGCTTTACGGATCTCATGTTACAAGGCTTGTTTTTtcgaattatattttttaaacaagatCGGAGTTGATACGCTCATGTCACGGAGTGTGACAATGAGACTTAAGCCTGTGGAACAAGTTGTTGTGAAGGAAAACCCAAACTATGCTTACTGGACCAAGCCGCTTAGAACTAATTGCAGCTCAATTCTAGATCATCTCACAGATCCAGGCGTGTTTCATTGCCAAAACGAACACAATCATGAGAATATAAGTGTATCAAGGAGAATCTTGAATAAGGTATTTGATAGTTTACATAAACAGCAGAACAGTTCTATGACATTGTGTCTATTGTTCAGCCTGTAAAGTACTATACTTTCacaataaaatattcaaatgctaaCTTCTACCTATCATATGCAAGATTAAATTGTTAGATGTAATCACCTAGTTTTCTTTTAAGGCTCATGGCACTACCCTTTTTGGATCTACAATCACATCCCCATGGTAGCCCATGACACCTTACTCACAGAATACCCCACTCCTAACAGTGGAGTATATGCCTCCCGAGTCTCTTTTGGTACCAAGTCTCTTTAGTCCAAGTACTTATTGCCTGGATGGGgttttgagttcgagacttaTGGAGGCACGTACTATACTGCAAGAGTGGAGAGTTCTCAGAGTAAGGTGACATCAACTACAATGAGAGATGTGATTGCAAGCCTAAAAAAAGGTAGTGTCATGAGCCTTACATTTCTTATCTTGATTAATTTTCATTGATGTGGGGATGTTGGAATAAATTCACTTTTATGAATTGAAATTGTTTCTTTAATGAAGTTAATTTGTGTGAcatatttcatgaattaaattaaaCTCATTTAATTGTCCAACTCTTGAAACCGTGTAAATTGGATGAAATGAAGACATGAATGAACTCGTGACTATTTATATCCATTTGATCTTCTCAACAATACAAGTTTTTCAACATATGATCTAAAAGCTTTTGTTCTTGtgctttgttttctttttggtttAGTTTCAAAGGTGATTACGATCAGATATATTTTTTGTTGGTCAGAGTATcattttgtgattattttctACTGgtattgaaacgtctgccctttttattgctttaaaagtactagaattttttttttttttggccaataacctaacacatgaaaatatttttataaaatatttttgccctctttaaaataaacgtcaacccactagcatttaaaaattcaagtgaaatagtcataaagcaATAGCGTCTACTGTTTTGCCAAAtctaaaagtaataagtttgaaaaggtaTAGCTCATATCAAGCCTATCAAaaactctcaaaagcataaataaatagtcttagaatctttaatttaaatcataaagcataatgcggaaaatgaagcgccggtcctcgggttgtgtgcaccttcagtccagtagtatcactcatcaagacctccctcaataccacctgcatccatcacacctagtgagtctaaagactcaacacaccataatcttgataacgagtagtataataataaaatcacatgcaacagtgaaaatacttttaagtaaaataacatttcatgacatgcataaactttaacattatcctcaacatgacataaatcctttaatcatggtcataaacattttcctttatccttagttgaattcagatcgttaattgtgactatcctcaatcctcaaaattcgatggatccatctacatgtaaccacagtactgggcggcgggggacaccagcgacactctcaccggtcaactgggccctggccaagcattatcgaatagaaatacgatcgtcggggctccctctggggccttttcccataaatgggctccctctggggccttttcccctcacgatattcccattcttacgtTAATCCTCATATCCTCTGTTCGTaacaatggaaacacgatcgtcgggctcccactgggaccatcaccctcacgatattgccatcattaacgaactagtcacaatcacttcacttccttcaacgtttttcattcacatcactttataaaatcattaataacatttacctttttccctttttgaaaccaagcatgcaacatgtatttaaatgtcttctttaaatcataaaaatttctaagacatttaaaaatcataattaaatcatgagaaattcataaacattttaaaataccatatttaacatgaaaacagcatttcgggcactgccatgacctttactcatttcccggtgtaaaaagaccgttttacccctagactcgACATTTTATGATttcgacttttttcttgatttcatgactctaatatgtaccaaataattatttaagcttatatgaattttttcgtaattttattttgcttaaaacttagactttttcaattatcttttcttaattattttaacggtgttttaatcccgaaaaataccaaactttaatataaaattactaaattctaaatttagtctttttatattattttagcccttatggataacgactcgacccccgtgagtcgttttccaaattttctttgttttaaaactcattttaacacctaaacttcgaccccgagccatctcttaattttcacgagttactcCCGAGCCATGTCGAACCAAAACTTGCCCAACATGCcaaagtaccctactggactCTAAGGTTGTCAAGATATCCACCCAAAACCGAAAAACGAAGCAGCCCAAGTAACACCTATTCTGGACGAGAGTTGTGTGATGCATGGACTCTATGTTGTGTGATCGTGTAGACCCAGCCAACGCCCTACCACCCAAACCCAACGCAAGAACACttgcttaggaccctaaggactcttCCTAACCTAGCCCGTGCCCCACGCATCGAGCCCTTGAACCACAGCAGCCGTGCGAAGGCAGCAACTGCTGCAGCGGcttctcgggtagagtccttGCTGGCAAGGACTCTTCTCCAGCCTTTACCGTGTGTCCTAGCCTGGATAGGACTCCCTCCCTGACCCACTCAAGACCTTGGCTAGCCCTTGGAATGAGCCAACCATGCCCCAACCCCTGGACCACAGAAACCGAACCCATGACCCCATGACAGCACAAAAATCGATTATTCCCGTGTGATGCTTACGGTGCAGCGACTTGGAGTGTTTGGGTCCTTTTTAAACTCATGTAAAAGCAACTCTAGATCATAACATAacgtcatggcagccccttacatgCATAGAACGAGTTATGGAATACAAAGTCATGAGTTTACAACATATATGTGCTAAAAACCGAAAATTCCAAAGGGTTTCCTTGTGATCTTCATGcattcaatatttaaaacaataatatgatatgatggatgagaaaaggagattagggtgtgcctttgcgtagattacgctcgaatatacgttgacgacgaagaacgtgacgcgacgatggcttgatcttgCTTGCCCTTTCGAAACCCTCTCCAAATTGTGTGAAGTGCCGTGAGGTTGTGTGTGTTTTGGGGTGTTGGGAGAGTTTTTCAGTTTTAAAAAGGTGAGTGGCCGATTCTTTTCTTTCAAGTAGGCTAGggtttgtgatttattttacactttaaatattagttaaacACCTACAAGGCttattaggcctattaagccatctaattaggcccattaattaaattagaatttaaataaaataataacaaagttttgataaaataagttcgtgaattaaatagccggactgcttaaaagctcgtattttagttgaaaagccaacaccgataaaatttacgtcctggcttattaaatcacctcaaaaccccatattttcaaaaattctaaaagcatcaaccatattttaaataattaaaaataattatttaataaaaacattttacgtttttcagccttcggaccccgttcctcgatcgtcacttgaatattcctaaaaatacaattttatgcatgatgacaataaaaatctcatttagcatatgcacaagtatgtcacataattaattagcaattaaaatcaattacttactcattttcaaatttcctagatttgcatgcggttggattacgttgtctaaattttggaccttacaggtATTTTCTTTGTATCCTGAAAAACAAATTCTTATACGAACCACAAAAACCATCAGTGATGAGGCGAATATGTTTAATGAAATTGTGTTTTTACAAGCATCGTCATCTACTCACTCAACTTGTTGAAGCCTACCACATTCTCTTTCTtctgatttatttatattagtgtatatatataatttcaatattaacACTATtgcaattaatattttatttctaaaagaTTTATTCCTCCCAACATATCAGATAACATCAAGtagttttgaaattgaaataaaatggtTAAATAGTATATCCTTGACATACATATTTGATATATCTTATAGTTATATCAGGTTACGAAATTCATCACAAGATTTTCAAAATTGCCAGAAATTACCCCAAACTAGTAGATATCATGTACTACTTGATTTTGAATATTTGTGCTTTATTCAGTTTTTAATGATGGAAATATTTGTATCGAGTGATTGTGTTTTTATGATTCGGTATGAAGAATAAAACTTCATGTATTTGTCTTGTTTGTCCCAAATTCTACAATAAttgaagttaaaaataattatttacccATTTCttccaatatatttatttgcatAGTATAGATCTTTATATTCACATATCAGGAACCAAGTGATGCCATGAAATATTCACTTAGAAAAACTCAAATTTGGTAAAACAGATATTGTTACAGTGAACGAGACTATGaatgactttcaaatttaatttatgtcatattATTACTTCAACACCTAAAACTTGTAAACTGAAAAAACACAGAAAAACGATTTCACAACAATATCAGCTGGCAAGATTTAGACATTCTAATGACTGATTGAGATCGTGAAAgataaattgaaataaaataaatggtaAAGAAAAGTGACACTAGCATATATATATTTCCGATATACATTGTCAGCTGTCAATAAGAAGAAAGAGCGAGCTCCGCCCAAGCGAGAGATGAAGCCTTGAGATCAGCTGAGATGGAAGTGTCTATACCATTTTCGAGTATGGAGCAAAGATGCTGCATCGAAGTGCTTGTGCTTGAAGTAGGATGGATACATAGGTTTACGACCTCACATATGGTTCTCAAATCCTCGTATCTGAAGTGTTTTAACTTGGGATCCACCGCATACGAAATTACATCAGGCAATTCCAAGAATTTGTTAGCCTGCATCAAGAATAATGAATAAGTTAAAGCTTGTGCTTGGATGCAAGTTTACTATATTATATTGAGTTGCAGTTATTGTTGATAAGAGTCCATCCGGTAAGACGACGAAATGGACTCTTTCATAAAAGACTGAATCAAAACTATGGAAAAGGATACAAGGATAGTACCCAATCGACCAAGAACCCTTTTTCTTTGCTGTAGGTTGGTCTACCAGTTATCATTTCAAGTAATAGAATCCCAAATGAGTATATGTTTCCTTGAATGTCAAGATGTCGTCTTTCCAAAGAATTAGGAAGAACACACACAGTGCCCATGTTGCTTATGGTGCCTGAGCTCTTTTCCGATCTCGAGCGAACCGTTTTCCAGCACTCAAAATCTACAAGCTGCGGAGCACGAGTACTTTTGCAATGAAACATAGATAAACGGAAGTAGAGTTTAGCTCAGATATCGTAAATATGAAAATCTAATCACAACTCTCGATCAAGTTGATATTCAACTTTTtttataaatacaaaataaaactgtttttaaacaaaaaaacatgattggacaaaagaaatattttagcCAACTAAGTCATTCAGCCATGCCTTTGGAGAAAAATCGTCAGTTAGATAAATGGAAGTAGAGTTTAGCTCAGATATCGTAAATGGCGGATCAACTTCTGTATGAAGATATTTTAGTCCCTTTGCAATGCCGATAATAATTTTCATACGCCGTATCCAAGAAAATTGACATCCTTCTTCATCTGCAACTGATCATATAACTTCTGTTAAAAACGACCAAGTTATAAAATGAACAAAAAGGAAGGGGAAAAAAATATGAAGATAGTATAGATTAACCAACAATGAAGGTGCTCGTGAAGTGTTCCATTTGATGCGTATTCAAACACCAGCATTCTTGTGTGTGGATTGCTTTCTCTGCAATATCCCAACAACTTTCCGGCATTTTCATGATTTAATCTTGCTAAATCTGCCACCTAAATCATGGTTGTAAATTTACAAACCAATATAGCAAGTTGcgacaaaataaaataagttcCAAAAATCCACAATgtgcaagtaaaaataaagaaaaggtTGCCTCTTTCTGAAAGTAAAGTTCGAGGTGGCCATTCCATTGCTCTTCTTTGATGCAAAGGGATACCACTGCGATTTCCTGGCTATCTTTTGTGGTGCCTTTGTACACCACACTCTCTGGGGATGATTGGATTATGTTGCTGAAATCTTCACACGCCGCCTCAAGTTCTTCTCTGCTGTATCTCGCTACATCTTCCAGTATTTCAGAATCTGTATAAAACTTGATGTTTGATAAAGTTACCATACACAAGGCTAGATTCTGTAGTATTATCAGAATATAGCAGGTCGAAAAATAGGATTCATATGAACCAGATATGGAGAGACTAACCAATATAAATTGTGATATTGTCCTTTATGCTCGAAGACTTCTTCCATGGGATAGGTTTGCTCTTGCACTTCTGAAATGCAGTAAAAATAGCAACCACAAAGAGCAAACCCACCGTGATTCCCATAATTATTTCAAGATCCAAGAGCCATGCaggttttgatgatttagattgGTGTGTTGATTCACCTTCCACAGACCTATTTTTCGTGTTAACTCCTTGATGGGCTTTAATAGGGGGTGATGCACCACCTAATAAGAAAGTTGGACATTTGATCATGATTTTATGTCATTAGTAAACTTCAAAAATAAATCTGttgaattataaataataaaaatataatcattgtTCGGCTATGAAGGTTTATGTCCATGACCAAGTGCCCAATGAACTAAATTTTCATTAATGCTTCATCTTTTAATCACAATCATCACCTCTTTACTTCCATAAAAATATCTTCGGGTAAATTTGTTACGACAGAGGAAGCACAAACACAAACAAGATAGAACAAACTATgcaaaaagaaggaaaaaaagggTCCCGTTAGAGTATGAATGGGAAAAATAGAACAAAAGGGAGTTTACTTAATAAAAAGGCATTCAAAATTTTGTTGTTGAGAATGGTCTAGCTTGAGATAGGGACAAGTAAGACTTAAGGGTTATTCTTGGGACATAATCTTAACAAGGCTTGGTCACAGTATCATATTTCTTCTATGTAGCGAGTAATATAAATACTCATTTTTATTATGCGTCTGTGGTCGTaacaaaatatgatatatgatcTTTCTTGTCTCAAAATCACAATAAATTAGCACCAAAAATTGTATCGTACTCTTAATAACAAAAAATCTTATTGTGTAGTATATTCTTCGACAAATCCATGTTTCTTCCCACATAAGGGTCAGGCGTAGCGAGCATTGTTCTTGTGAAGTGTAAAAGAAAGCAAACCTACCGCATTGTGCAGAAGGACGCTGTTTGGGATCTTTCTCTTGAAGGCAATTGCCAGTGAAGCTAGATCTATGTCAAAACCTTAATATTAAATAGCTCTTCCAGTGAACGGTCAAGAGAATAAAAATAGACAGAAATACGAGATGCATCAACTACCTTGGAAGATAATCCATGCACTTGGGTATGCTTCCaaccaaaaaattatatgaaaggTCAACGGCCTTTAACTGGGAAGATCCGCAATCACGCGGAGGACTTTCATTTGAGGAGTGCCTATCATAATTATTATATCAGAAGTTATTTGAAGGAACAGGTTCCTGAATTTGAAATGCTGTGTAATCTATCAAAATTTTACACCATCATGCAGAAAGGAGTTGAGCTGAGACACAGAAAAAAGAATTATAATGTATTCATTGAAATATCTTTTAAGTCATAAAGCAGTTATATAACCAAGTAGAAACAAGTATTCTATGCTTACATTTCATTGGTAttggttgaaaattttgagCAATAATTGGTAGGGACAGTTCCCAGAAACTTATTTCTATCAAGCCGAAGCTCTTCAAGGTATTTCATGTTACCAAGTTCATAAGGCAACTTTCCGGTCAAACCATTGGATTGAAAGTTTCTGTAAACAACAAAGATCACAACAAATTAGAGAAATTAAACGAGAATCAAAACATACGAAGTTTTACCAGTGAATCATTTATATgcataaaattaatttccacCAACATTTTCACGATGCTGGCCAAGTTTCCAATCTCAAGTGGAATCATTCCTGTCAGCCGATTAACGCCTAAATCCAACACTTTGAGGCTTTTTAACATGCCAATTTCCTTTGGAATCATACCAATCAACGAGTTTCCATGCAAAATTCTGTTCATCAGCCATATACATTAGTCAATTCAAACATCCAACATTATAGAAACCTAAGTTCCTAACTGGTCCAAACCACCTCAAGTACCGAATAGGCGAATACCAAATCAATTAtagtaaaaattattaataaaaacttACAATTCTTGTAAAACAGAGAGCTGGTACAGTTCAGGTGCAATAAAACCACTTAAAGATGCCCCTGATATGTTACTGTAAATTTGAGCAGCATCAGGAATGGACTTGGTGTAATTAATCAAGAACCAACATCACACTACCATAAATTCTACCcggtaaataaaaaaatgtcattTAGTTACGTGCATTTGTGACATGGATTAGTGACGAATGTGAAAGGAAAATCTTACAGCTTAATGACATGATCTCCAGCTATAGAGCAAGAAATACCAGACCAACCACAAGAATGTGAATCCAGAGAATTCCAATTTGAAAAAACCAACAATGGATCCTCCATGATAGCTCTCTTGAAAGAGATTAAAGCTTCAACTGCAGAAAATTGAGCCCCACATtccatgattaaaaaaataataataattctttAAAATCTGAATTGCAATTCAACTATAGTCTATAGCTACAATCACTATCATTTTTCATCAATATCAGTAAAATCAAGATCATCCAAGAAAAATTATATCCCACAATAAGATTGACTGATTAATCATAAAACGCGTGagtaatttatgaaaaaaaaaaaaacaaaagcaaaCAAACTAACTATTTATGGAGTTATTCAACGGTAAACCAAGATTCATTAAATCAACCAAAAGCATAGAAGTAGCTCTCACTTTCATTTTGTGGGAATGCAATACAGTGTGCGAGGAGGAGTCCCAAAATGATTGAAACTCGAAATGAAGCAAAAGATCTCATCTTTAACTCACACTTCACACACACTCGCGAGCTTCAAAAACCCATCAACAATGGCACTTGGAAATATAACcaataaactaaaaaaaatgataacccAGAATTCAAACTGAGGATTGGAATCCGTAGAGTTCGAGAAGTGGACTAATCAAGAAACAAACCACAGAAAACCTAGTACATTGAACGTTAACTATCTTTCACGTTCTAGAATTCAAAAAACAATTTAAGAAATGTAAAACAAATGTAGTTAGAAGATAAAAAATGGAGTTTGAAaaataaagaactaaaatttgtgaagaaagCGCGGTTAAAAGTTGAAGTTGAATCAAAAGCTGAAACAACCCATGAAGTAACACACTGGGAGTGAGGATTAAAGCTAAACCATAAATGGGGAAGACCAAGACTTGGAGTCAAAGAGAGGTTTAGACTCggatgaagaaaaagaaaatgaattgaTCAAATGCTATGCTAACAACCATTTGCAGAGTTGGGAAAgcatattatgattattatatttttttagtgaaGGGTTGTGTTATGAACTCTAAAAATCGTCTCAAATCAaagattttgatattaaataatataagtcATTCACATTCttcattttattagttaatcaTAATACTAGATAGTTAGATATagataatttcaaaatatatgtatatatacacatatatattctGACTAGATatcgtttcaaatttgattacAAAGTAATATAAATCATTCACATTCTTAGTTTTAATCATAATAATAGATGGTTAGATATagataatttcaaaaaaaaaaattatgtttggaTTAGAGATGTCTTGAATTTAGGACTTTGACCATATATGTATTGTAAATCATTcacatttttaatattatattagttAATCATAATAATAGATGGATAGATATAGATAGTTTTAcacaaaaaattgtgatttgacGAGAGTTCGTCTCGAATTTATGACTTTGATGACATATTTATTATAAGCCATTcactttcttaattttattagttaatcaTAATAATAGATGGTTACACATaagataatttaaaaaaaaaatcagtctaatataatatagtgttggtttgaaaatattgaaatttgactaAAGATGTGATACTTGATCTCGTCACACCATCC includes:
- the LOC140985007 gene encoding probable LRR receptor-like serine/threonine-protein kinase At1g63430 isoform X1, with product MRSFASFRVSIILGLLLAHCIAFPQNEIEALISFKRAIMEDPLLVFSNWNSLDSHSCGWSGISCSIAGDHVIKLNISGASLSGFIAPELYQLSVLQELILHGNSLIGMIPKEIGMLKSLKVLDLGVNRLTGMIPLEIGNLASIVKINFQSNGLTGKLPYELGNMKYLEELRLDRNKFLGTVPTNYCSKFSTNTNEMHSSNESPPRDCGSSQLKAVDLSYNFLVGSIPKCMDYLPRSSFTGNCLQEKDPKQRPSAQCGGASPPIKAHQGVNTKNRSVEGESTHQSKSSKPAWLLDLEIIMGITVGLLFVVAIFTAFQKCKSKPIPWKKSSSIKDNITIYIDSEILEDVARYSREELEAACEDFSNIIQSSPESVVYKGTTKDSQEIAVVSLCIKEEQWNGHLELYFQKEVADLARLNHENAGKLLGYCRESNPHTRMLVFEYASNGTLHEHLHFADEEGCQFSWIRRMKIIIGIAKGLKYLHTEVDPPFTISELNSTSIYLTDDFSPKLVDFECWKTVRSRSEKSSGTISNMGTVCVLPNSLERRHLDIQGNIYSFGILLLEMITGRPTYSKEKGFLVDWANKFLELPDVISYAVDPKLKHFRYEDLRTICEVVNLCIHPTSSTSTSMQHLCSILENGIDTSISADLKASSLAWAELALSSY
- the LOC140985007 gene encoding probable LRR receptor-like serine/threonine-protein kinase At1g63430 isoform X2, with product MRSFASFRVSIILGLLLAHCIAFPQNEIEALISFKRAIMEDPLLVFSNWNSLDSHSCGWSGISCSIAGDHVIKLNISGASLSGFIAPELYQLSVLQELILHGNSLIGMIPKEIGMLKSLKVLDLGVNRLTGMIPLEIGNLASIVKINFQSNGLTGKLPYELGNMKYLEELRLDRNKFLGTVPTNYCSKFSTNTNEMHSSNESPPRDCGSSQLKAVDLSYNFLVGSIPKCMDYLPRSSFTGNCLQEKDPKQRPSAQCGGASPPIKAHQGVNTKNRSVEGESTHQSKSSKPAWLLDLEIIMGITVGLLFVVAIFTAFQKCKSKPIPWKKSSSIKDNITIYIDSEILEDVARYSREELEAACEDFSNIIQSSPESVVYKGTTKDSQEIAVVSLCIKEEQWNGHLELYFQKEVADLARLNHENAGKLLGYCRESNPHTRMLVFEYASNGTLHEHLHYEEGCQFSWIRRMKIIIGIAKGLKYLHTEVDPPFTISELNSTSIYLTDDFSPKLVDFECWKTVRSRSEKSSGTISNMGTVCVLPNSLERRHLDIQGNIYSFGILLLEMITGRPTYSKEKGFLVDWANKFLELPDVISYAVDPKLKHFRYEDLRTICEVVNLCIHPTSSTSTSMQHLCSILENGIDTSISADLKASSLAWAELALSSY